One part of the Cryptosporangium phraense genome encodes these proteins:
- a CDS encoding maleylpyruvate isomerase N-terminal domain-containing protein — MRAEIEDALERAHSRFVASVRATPAGAGGRTVPACPEWSVADLVAHVLTVYRRALGDRRRSRTPEETAALNATVLAETPERDLAVLASLLEADGPASFAVLRGFPDDLSFRFHGGGRTTVTPVSAVILGELLIHGHDLAEATGGSWTIPPDEASLVLRGASAPGPDGYPPIFAAWLAPGGEKLLAAVTEGDDPVGTMLALYRRTAPTTPSVTALAPYLRSL, encoded by the coding sequence ATGCGCGCGGAGATCGAGGACGCACTGGAGCGGGCGCACTCGCGGTTCGTCGCGTCGGTGCGGGCGACCCCGGCCGGGGCGGGCGGGCGGACCGTGCCCGCCTGTCCGGAGTGGTCGGTGGCCGACCTGGTCGCGCACGTGCTCACGGTCTACCGGCGGGCGCTCGGTGACCGGCGCCGGAGCAGGACTCCGGAGGAGACCGCCGCGCTGAACGCCACGGTTCTGGCCGAGACCCCGGAGCGCGACCTCGCCGTGCTCGCCTCCCTGCTCGAGGCCGACGGTCCGGCGAGCTTCGCCGTGCTCCGCGGGTTTCCCGACGACCTCAGCTTCCGCTTCCACGGCGGCGGACGCACCACGGTGACGCCGGTCAGCGCGGTGATCCTGGGCGAGCTGCTGATCCACGGGCACGATCTGGCCGAGGCGACCGGCGGTTCCTGGACGATTCCCCCGGACGAGGCGTCGCTGGTGCTCCGCGGGGCGAGCGCACCGGGGCCGGACGGGTACCCGCCGATCTTCGCGGCCTGGCTCGCGCCGGGCGGGGAAAAGTTGCTCGCCGCGGTGACCGAGGGCGACGACCCGGTCGGGACGATGCTCGCGCTCTACCGCCGCACCGCCCCGACCACCCCGTCGGTCACCGCCCTGGCTCCTTACCTGCGCTCGCTCTAG
- a CDS encoding helicase-associated domain-containing protein, whose protein sequence is MDQLVAHVRGLDRAALASLLAARPDAAAWPEPRSLPELAERLSAAHSVQRALARVSRAGLQVAEAMAALGGLASEARLAQLLDVDATRSALFGETLAQLRELALLIGDDDQNLVLAAPLRLLAEPLGLGVRLTDALPLLIGDRLRAVAQGLVDRPAKRKAELLGQVRDALADPEAVRAWVDSASPNVQRLLRSLAWNGPRSDAFRSAAVDEAFERGLLSRISWDQVELPGEIGLALRGPDYRAPFSAEPPSPVAGPVAEADVIAAGTAAVTQTLADVGRLLDLCDRTPLLTTKTGRIAVRELRRAAKALGLADDGVDRLLALTVGSGLLGTIEGEIMPTETADAWREAGPAARLATLLAGWWSGPRVAESELRRRVLTYLTDVGAGVDDVEALAAVLAWRAPIELAPTPADQETVVARTLAVVGEAERLGVVACGAATPLARALVAGDPDRLAEAAEVLVPPLVTTATFQSDLSAVVAGVPAPALATLLDGAAEREASGAASTWRFSAASVRAALDAGFEPDALLTALGGVATNALPQALEYLVRDVARRHGQLRVAPAGCVISADDPALIAELIATKALAGLRLRAVAPGVLVSAADPDGTLAALRDAGYAPAGLTESGGARIERRARRRATAPAAPPGAPAFAVDAEAVADRLLSEAPVVPVVALPLPLPLPRVAEGAEHVVARQAWALSDLEQAALVEAIETGAPVRIDYVSATGASTTRVIENAELTGDAVTAFCRLRTAERMFILSRIRAVTPA, encoded by the coding sequence GTGGACCAGTTGGTCGCGCACGTGCGCGGGCTCGACCGGGCCGCTCTCGCCTCTCTGCTGGCCGCGCGGCCGGACGCCGCCGCCTGGCCGGAGCCCCGCTCGCTCCCCGAGCTCGCCGAGCGGCTCTCCGCGGCCCACTCCGTCCAGCGCGCGCTGGCCCGCGTCAGCCGGGCCGGGCTCCAGGTCGCCGAGGCGATGGCCGCGCTCGGCGGCCTCGCCTCCGAGGCCCGGCTGGCCCAACTGCTCGATGTGGACGCTACGCGCAGCGCGCTGTTCGGCGAGACGCTCGCCCAGCTCCGCGAGCTGGCCCTGCTGATCGGCGACGACGACCAGAACCTCGTGCTGGCCGCGCCGCTGCGGCTGCTGGCCGAGCCGCTCGGGCTCGGCGTCCGCCTCACCGACGCGCTGCCGCTGCTGATCGGCGACCGGCTCCGGGCCGTGGCCCAGGGCCTGGTCGACCGGCCGGCGAAGCGCAAGGCCGAGCTGCTGGGCCAGGTCCGGGACGCGCTGGCCGATCCGGAGGCGGTGCGCGCCTGGGTCGATTCCGCCTCCCCGAACGTGCAGCGCCTGCTCCGCTCGCTGGCCTGGAACGGCCCGCGGTCCGACGCGTTCCGCAGCGCCGCCGTCGACGAGGCCTTCGAGCGGGGCCTGCTGTCCCGGATCAGCTGGGACCAGGTCGAGCTCCCGGGGGAGATCGGGCTCGCGCTCCGCGGGCCGGACTACCGGGCGCCGTTCAGCGCCGAGCCGCCGTCGCCGGTGGCCGGCCCGGTGGCCGAGGCCGACGTGATCGCGGCCGGCACCGCGGCGGTGACCCAGACCCTGGCCGACGTCGGCCGGCTGCTCGATCTGTGCGACCGGACCCCGCTGCTCACGACGAAGACCGGACGGATCGCGGTCCGCGAGCTGCGCCGGGCCGCGAAGGCCCTCGGTCTCGCCGACGACGGCGTCGACCGGTTGCTGGCCCTCACGGTCGGGTCGGGCCTGCTCGGGACGATCGAGGGCGAGATCATGCCGACCGAGACCGCCGACGCCTGGCGCGAGGCCGGGCCCGCGGCCCGGCTGGCGACGCTGCTGGCGGGCTGGTGGTCGGGGCCTCGCGTGGCCGAGTCCGAGTTGCGTCGCCGGGTGCTGACCTACCTGACCGACGTCGGGGCGGGCGTGGACGACGTCGAGGCGCTGGCCGCGGTGCTGGCCTGGCGGGCGCCGATCGAGCTGGCACCGACGCCGGCCGACCAGGAGACGGTCGTCGCCCGGACGCTGGCCGTCGTCGGGGAGGCCGAGCGGCTCGGGGTGGTGGCCTGCGGTGCGGCGACCCCGCTGGCCCGGGCGCTGGTGGCCGGTGACCCGGACCGGCTCGCCGAGGCGGCCGAGGTGCTCGTCCCGCCGTTGGTGACGACCGCGACGTTCCAGTCCGACCTGTCGGCGGTCGTGGCCGGTGTCCCGGCGCCCGCGCTGGCCACGCTGCTCGACGGCGCGGCCGAGCGGGAGGCGTCCGGAGCGGCGTCGACCTGGCGGTTCTCGGCGGCCAGCGTCCGGGCCGCGTTGGACGCCGGGTTCGAGCCGGACGCGCTGCTCACCGCGCTGGGCGGCGTCGCCACCAACGCGTTGCCGCAGGCGCTGGAGTACCTGGTCCGCGACGTCGCCCGGCGGCACGGGCAGCTCCGAGTCGCCCCGGCCGGCTGCGTCATCAGTGCCGACGACCCGGCGCTGATCGCCGAGCTGATCGCGACGAAGGCGCTGGCCGGCCTGCGGCTGCGCGCGGTCGCGCCCGGCGTCCTCGTCTCGGCCGCCGACCCCGACGGAACGCTCGCCGCGCTCCGGGACGCCGGCTACGCGCCGGCCGGCCTGACCGAGAGCGGGGGCGCCCGGATCGAGCGCCGAGCCCGGCGACGGGCCACCGCTCCGGCCGCGCCACCCGGTGCGCCGGCCTTCGCGGTCGACGCCGAGGCGGTCGCCGATCGCCTGCTCAGCGAGGCGCCGGTGGTTCCGGTCGTCGCGCTGCCGTTGCCGTTGCCGTTGCCTCGGGTGGCCGAGGGTGCCGAGCACGTCGTCGCTCGGCAGGCCTGGGCGCTCTCGGATCTCGAGCAGGCCGCGCTGGTCGAGGCGATCGAGACCGGCGCGCCGGTTCGCATCGACTACGTCAGCGCGACCGGCGCGTCGACCACCCGGGTCATCGAGAACGCCGAACTGACCGGCGACGCGGTCACCGCGTTCTGCCGACTCCGCACCGCCGAACGAATGTTCATCCTGTCCCGAATCCGCGCGGTCACTCCCGCCTGA
- a CDS encoding putative bifunctional diguanylate cyclase/phosphodiesterase yields the protein MSPTAAWSDPVPASSGWTPRRHPLVATAWCVATALMIVHAAWVWTGNGEHSPARLWSDGAPFAVTLLIACGVIATRAVTNRHQRWAWMFFAVGVGLNGAGYFIYDVVAWSGRVPSASLADVVWFPVIPHFILGIWTLARARVGAMRTEVYVGAGAVALLAASLFAAAVGSGALTWDTDGPLDSLVNLYYPTLDMVMLGSLAAVATLAGGRLGRAWGMIAAAVILTALADAWLARLVADAGTDVEILDPCWSFAGLLIAAAAWQRPHRLNYRPLGLVELATPLVSMVLAAAMVVGAEVANLPLVVIVLAAGAIALSAIRLGLGLHSMLSAAEYHRLALSDDLTGLYNRRGFLQGVEEALGGRPPTAAVRAVLMLDLDHFKDINDGLGHQTGDRVLAAVGTRLADALDPDDLVARLGGDEFAVLTAVPAGQSFADVVERLFRAVRQPLQAGRIALPIDVSIGVTVESDAPEGTPAERALELLRCADMAMYRAKAERKGWTRFDPLGADQQRDALELAGELRTVLTGAPTTPAMAAADRSNADCGWLELHYQPLVAVSGMEGIRAEALIRWVHPRYGMVPPDRFVGLAERTGLVPYLTRHVLQLALDQVAVWRAAGAPVTVSVNLSASDMASPTLMDEVLDGLAARGLPPEALTVEITEQTAIGDLDTGRDNLAVLRRAGIGVAIDDFGTGYSALSYLQRLPATELKLDRSLTTKILEDPAAAAIVQACIDLAHTLGLEVVAEGIETQDLADALVDRGCDWLQGWLFGRPAPAGPVPVHPEYVREAPARVRA from the coding sequence ATGAGCCCGACTGCCGCCTGGTCCGATCCGGTACCGGCGTCGAGCGGTTGGACACCACGCCGCCATCCTCTGGTGGCGACGGCCTGGTGTGTCGCCACCGCGCTCATGATCGTGCACGCGGCCTGGGTGTGGACCGGGAACGGCGAGCACTCCCCGGCCCGGCTCTGGTCGGACGGCGCTCCGTTCGCGGTGACGCTGCTGATCGCCTGCGGGGTGATCGCCACCCGCGCGGTCACCAACCGCCACCAGCGCTGGGCCTGGATGTTCTTCGCGGTCGGCGTTGGACTGAACGGGGCCGGCTACTTCATCTACGACGTCGTCGCCTGGTCCGGACGCGTTCCCAGCGCCTCGCTCGCCGACGTCGTCTGGTTCCCGGTGATCCCGCACTTCATCCTCGGTATCTGGACGCTGGCCCGGGCCCGGGTCGGCGCGATGCGCACCGAGGTGTACGTCGGCGCGGGCGCGGTGGCGCTGCTGGCCGCGTCGCTGTTCGCGGCCGCGGTCGGCTCGGGGGCGCTGACCTGGGACACCGACGGGCCGCTGGACTCGCTGGTCAACCTGTACTACCCGACGCTCGACATGGTGATGCTCGGGTCGCTGGCCGCGGTCGCGACGCTGGCCGGCGGACGACTCGGCCGGGCCTGGGGGATGATCGCCGCCGCCGTGATCCTGACCGCGCTGGCCGACGCCTGGCTGGCCCGGCTGGTCGCCGACGCCGGCACCGACGTCGAGATCCTCGATCCCTGCTGGTCGTTCGCGGGCCTGCTGATCGCCGCGGCGGCCTGGCAGCGCCCGCACCGGCTCAACTACCGGCCGCTGGGCCTGGTGGAGCTGGCGACACCGCTGGTCAGCATGGTGCTCGCGGCCGCGATGGTGGTGGGGGCGGAGGTCGCCAACCTGCCGTTGGTCGTGATCGTGCTGGCCGCGGGCGCGATCGCGCTGTCGGCGATCCGGCTGGGGCTCGGCCTGCACTCGATGCTGTCCGCGGCCGAGTACCACCGGCTGGCGCTCTCCGACGACCTGACCGGCCTCTACAACCGCCGGGGCTTCCTGCAGGGCGTCGAGGAGGCGCTGGGCGGACGTCCGCCCACCGCCGCCGTGCGGGCGGTGCTGATGCTCGACCTGGACCACTTCAAGGACATCAACGACGGGCTCGGCCACCAGACCGGCGACCGGGTGCTGGCCGCGGTCGGCACCCGGCTGGCCGACGCGCTGGATCCCGACGACCTGGTCGCGCGGCTCGGCGGGGACGAGTTCGCGGTGCTCACCGCGGTGCCGGCCGGCCAATCGTTCGCCGACGTCGTCGAACGGCTGTTCCGGGCGGTCCGCCAGCCGCTCCAGGCCGGCCGGATCGCGCTGCCCATCGACGTCAGCATCGGGGTGACAGTCGAGTCGGACGCGCCCGAGGGGACGCCCGCGGAGCGGGCGCTGGAGCTGCTGCGCTGCGCGGACATGGCGATGTACCGCGCCAAGGCCGAACGGAAGGGCTGGACCCGGTTCGACCCGCTCGGGGCCGACCAGCAGCGGGACGCGCTGGAGCTGGCCGGCGAGCTGCGCACGGTGCTCACCGGAGCGCCGACGACACCGGCGATGGCCGCGGCCGATCGGTCGAACGCCGACTGCGGCTGGTTGGAGCTGCACTACCAGCCGCTGGTCGCGGTCTCCGGGATGGAGGGCATCCGGGCCGAGGCGCTGATCCGGTGGGTCCACCCGCGGTACGGGATGGTGCCGCCGGACCGGTTCGTCGGGCTGGCCGAGCGGACCGGGCTGGTGCCGTACCTGACCCGACACGTGCTGCAGCTGGCGCTCGACCAGGTGGCGGTCTGGCGGGCCGCCGGGGCGCCGGTGACCGTCTCGGTGAACCTGTCGGCCTCCGACATGGCCTCGCCGACGCTGATGGACGAGGTGCTCGACGGGCTGGCCGCCCGCGGGCTGCCCCCGGAGGCGCTGACCGTCGAGATCACCGAGCAGACCGCGATCGGGGACCTGGACACCGGGCGGGACAACCTGGCCGTGCTGCGCCGGGCCGGGATCGGCGTCGCGATCGACGACTTCGGGACCGGGTACTCGGCGCTCTCGTACCTGCAGCGGCTGCCGGCGACCGAGCTGAAGCTGGATCGGTCGCTGACCACGAAGATCCTCGAGGACCCGGCGGCCGCGGCGATCGTGCAGGCCTGCATCGACCTGGCCCACACGCTGGGTCTCGAGGTCGTGGCCGAGGGGATCGAGACCCAGGATCTGGCCGACGCGCTGGTGGATCGGGGATGCGACTGGCTGCAGGGCTGGCTGTTCGGCCGCCCCGCGCCCGCGGGCCCGGTGCCGGTGCACCCCGAGTACGTGCGGGAGGCCCCGGCGCGGGTCCGCGCGTAG